The Dendropsophus ebraccatus isolate aDenEbr1 chromosome 2, aDenEbr1.pat, whole genome shotgun sequence DNA segment CGTTAAGCTGCCAGGAATGGACGCCATGACAatgaacttgatttttttttaaagagaaattctcctaagagactctgtcagcaggtttaggctgtcctaagggtagtataatatagtgacagagaagctggacagaatgatgtatcacttacattgttttgtgcagctgattcagagatctcctcctgaataacatggacaatatgtAGTTCTtttcattatgtgcatgtgctcagtagtcctggacattcatgagcagcagcagcaaactccactcaccagctgctgattggcagtcacctgtcaatcagcagctggagggcggggggaggagtgtggcaagaatcctattctcctgcatattaggagaacggctaaataGACTGATGTGAGAAGTataacatctatttaatttcaatAGAAAATAAGGTCTCAAATCTCTCTATCCATCCATCgtcctgctatctatctatctatctatctatctatctatcgttttGCATGTTTTCTGCTTTTTATCTTACCCTGGTGATCTGGATGTTGTTGAGCTGCTGCTGCCAGTCCAGGATGGTCTCCATTCGGTGCACCCAGAAATTGATATTGCCCACCAGGACGGACTTGCCCACTCCTTGCACCAGGTTGCACAGGGACGCATATAGGGTTTGCAGCAATTCCTTTATCAGGCGAATGTTCTGCTGATCTTCAAGAACTGCCATGAAAAGGAGCCAAAAGATTTAGTATCCTCCTCGCTTTCTAGAGATCCGTCATGCACTTTGAGGTATACACCGatgaagggttaaagggattatctggctTAAAAAATCATGACCTACAATGAAATCTGCTACCAATAGGTAAATATTCCCAATTCAGGACCTCAGTCTATAATCTAGAGTAGAGaggttagagagagagagagaaagtccctcactctggaggacctggtACATTTGATATCAATGCGATCTATGTAATACTTAATTTGCCCTGTGGGGGTGCTATAGCAGAACTGAACACTCTTAATCAATGGTATTTCTAGCATATTGTGCCTGTACCTTTCTGGACAACCTTCTCCAGTATGTTCATGTAATTCTTCTGGGCGATGCCGCTCAGGGACGTCAGCTGGGACTTGGCGATCAGTTCTAGGAGCTGAAAagaaggaacaaaaaaaaatatatatattggaaaaatCCCACAAGATTATAAAAGACTTGAGAGAGACACTTCTGCCACTGCATGTGGTGATGCCCTCTCTAGGTTCACCTGGTGCCAACACTGAAGGGTGCATCATATGTGCctctaaaactacaactcccattatgccctgacagccttaggCACTGACATTAGTTTGAATGAGACATTGGCACTATCATATGTTCAAAATGCAGTGCTTTTTAAcctgttgaagaactacaacataaccagggcatgatgggagttataacTGTGCAAGGGTTGGAGAATCTTATGTAACCCAGAGCATCGGGAACGACACTAGCAGATGGCATCAGGGCACTACGTAGTACTGAGGAGGAGACAGGTGTCAGGCCTTATTTATTTACTAAGATCACAGAGCCCAATTGACGACTGGCAGTGCCTGCTGTCATACGGAAATAGTTATTTTACGAGAAACTCGTCTCCTGTTTACACCTGGCAGCCCCATCATCAAGTGTCATCCACCTGCGGCCTTCATTCTGAGAGTTCATTCTCAGTGCTGGATCAGGTTCCTTTTTTCCGTTGCACATGCCAACACGAgttccaccaccagggggcagtcagCTGCCCACTACCAAAATGAGGATggggacatttaaaaaaaaaatatatatatattttggtgaTGTATTTTCTTATAATGCAAGGGGAAGTCACCAGATCTCAGTTACTTATCCACTGCAGTGACTAAACAAGCAATAACGTTATCTGACAGATAGTCAGCGACCGGATTGTGTGTCATGTGACTGAAACCAACACAAATGTAACCCTGTGCATAACCTTCAGGAATGTATTGATCAAATATACATGGTACTGCTATGGGTCACCAGCAGGGGCAGGGCAAGCCTAGAAATTAGCACCACCGCAGTCCATATCGATCATATATATAAAAATCAATAGTatataacaggggtagggaaccttggctctccagctgttgcaaaactacaactcccatcatgcctggacagcctttggctgtccaggcatgatggaagttgtagttttgcaacagctggagagccaaggttccctaccccatgTATATAATACCAACATTACAAGTGACCCAGTGACCACCATTTCCAGGAGGAGTAACAGAGCACGGTCCTAACAAAAGGCGTTATATAATGGGGAATACAAGTGTCAGGAGAGCGGAGCGGCCCTATTTTAATGAGATTTTGGATAGGACAATGGTAATTTTATTATATCCGTATATTCCAGGACTTGACGAAATGTTGATGGATTCGCTTTGGCTTTTATAGTGTAGATGTGGCTCATGGATTCGCACCGTATTGATCAGCTAAAGTACGAGTCACCTCTCGCCAGCCAACAAAtaattgctcccccccccctttcattttAACATTTTTGCACACAGATGTTTTCCCAAGTGCCATAGAGATTAGTGCAGAGGAGAGCTGGCATAGGCTCAGTCATGTAGTCAATTCCTATTTCCTCAGCCTCGGGGTAGATATAACACAGGTATCCGTTCTATTCATAAACAacttcatcttaaaggggtactccttttttttttttttttaaaggcgtcATGCATTAGAAAAACAGGAGCACTTGCCACACTGTCTACAATGCACCTAGAAAATGATTTgaatggagtgcccctttaaaggtccccatacatcttatacttgGCTGTACTCACCACTTGCAGGGTTATAAGGTGTATGGAACTCTCTCGAACTACCACCAACACATTATGTAGATGCTAGTAAGGATCAGGCATCATGGTAAATCATCACCtggcccctttgttctgggagtgataagccacagccagagctctctcGCCGTAGCTtgcccctcccttccccatagagaacacagggacGATGTGTATGGTAACGACAGAAGAGATAACAGACTTCCAAATTATTGTTcgtccgtcagttattgaaggtgttaaGGAACCTTTAATCTGCGTATAAGTCAACCACTTAAAAGATGATGAGAAAGTTTGTGTTTTGTATATGATGGATCCCATGAGATCATCATCCGCCCTTAGATAGATGACTTTATTATTCACcgtacaaaaacaaacaaaagccgATGACCAATCTCCCTTCAGGTTATATAAGAGAGATGATATCAGGTGGCGGTGACATCATCaggagtgatgtcatcggtgactcGCAGCAAAGCTGATCCTGCTCTACCTTGGATTACCTTTCCTCAGCTCTTACCTACATTCATACAACCAGTTTGGCGAGGATCAGCCATGATTCACCATCACTTTCTTATAAGGTGTTTCTGGCCGTGTAGCATTAGGTTACTATTCCCTATTATTATATAAGGGCTCAAAGAGATTACATAAAGCTCGAATACCAGGCGCCAGTgttctaaaatggcggcgaggCCTCTGGGCAACCTGAGAAGCCATGGTCCAGGTGTGACTGTCACCTATGCATCTACGCTTCAGGTCTGTTCCACATTTTCCTAATATTACCACTATATGGAAATTGACCAAATGAAAATTAGGGTCAAGTAATATAGAACTACCCTAGAAACTATCATCTCTTGGATCcaactttcttaaagggaaactttttttctttgaaatcaacttatgtcggaaagttttacagatttgtaatttacttctgtttaaaaatctccagtcttccagtacttatcagctgccgagtgtcctgcaggaaatggtgtattctttccagtttgacacagtgctctctgctgccacctctgtctatgtcaggaactgtccagagcaggagaggttttctatggggatttgctactgctctggacagtggtggcagcagagagcactgtgtcagactggaaagaatacaccacttccggcaggacatacagcagctgataagtactggaagactggagattttataaacagaagtaaattttaaatctatacaactttctaaaaccagttgatttgaaagagaaagattttcgctggacaatccctttaacacctATATAAAATCAGGACATACAATAGAAGAGTTGAATTTCTATGATATTGTCCGCAGTGCGTGTGTGAGATGGGGAAATTACATTGTGATACTCAACAACTCTGAAACTTTTTGGAAGATGAAGACAAGTTTTCATTAATCCTCCACCCAAAGTGCAGCCAAGGAGACCTAGCAGGTCAGACTAAGCCATCTTCTCCCGGGCCGGCTTACATGTCGAGTCTCAGCGCTGTGATATATAAGCGGCCATTGCTGCTGCCAAGACACGTGGTCTTTTTGTTTTCGCACTGAATATACAAAGTGTCTGGTTAGGCGATTACACAGATGCTCCCAGGATGGCACACAGACAGCTCCGTCAATTACATTTTATTCAGCCCTGCCAAGACCGAGGTAAATATTATGGAAAAAAGCCGGAGCTAAATAATATGTGCTCCTGATCTATAGTCACGGCCTGGCAGACAACGCAATGGATCAACAACTAGACCTTCTATTCAGGCAACAGCAATGATGGGGGGAGGCGACACTTCAGAGGTGAATAATGTTGGGATTTTCCCTACTGATCCCCACTTACATGGTAAATCCCAGGACTACACACTGACGGATAGGGGTGTAGCTATAAGGGATGCCTCAAGGGGCTGAAATGTCCCCTTTAGAGACAccagcagtggcgtcgctaggcagttttatccggggctcctgccccggataaaatgcctgctgccccgaatgttttctgcccctgcatctcctatagactgtcagtgagtgagtgagtgcactcacactgactctgactgtcccgtgcagtcagagtcagtatgtgccggtgcaagctgttatctgactgggccctggttcaggcacttacccagtcagatgccaGCCAGTGCGGGCACACTGCACACTGAATCTGTCTGTCCTGGCcctgcagcaggatgtgcagcagtcagtgagtgcaagctgtcatctgatggggctcttaccttacccagtcagatgacagccagtgcTGGCCCCTGCTCCTGGAGAGGCCCAGTAGGCTGCCTCATGCTGCAGTCTGGGATCCTGCTCCCTCCACATAATATGtttcctgctctcctctgctgtcgggaggagggggaggggcgggaggacacaggagagccGGGGCCGTGAGGAAGAGGGAGGCTGGACAGGAGCTGAGGACAACCTGATAAAAAGTAAGTgtctatgtgagtgtgtgtgtgcctgcctgcctgcctgtccgtgtatgagaactgtggatgtctctatgcagtgtgcaagtgtatgtgtgtaaagtgtgcttatgtatgtaaggtgcacagtgtgtgtagtaaacgtgtaaaggatgtatgaatgcatgtacagtatatgatatatgagcagtaagtgtatgcatgtacagtatatgatatatgagcagtaagtgtatgcatgtacagtatacgatatatgagcagtaagtgtatgcatgtacagtatatgatatatgagcagtaagtgtatgcatgtacagtatatgatatatgagcagtaacagtaagtgtatgcatgtacagtatacgatatatgagcagtaagtgtatgcatgtacagtatatgatatatgagcagtaagtgtatgcatgtacagtatatgatatatgagcagtaagtgtatgcatgtacagtatatgatatatgagcagtaagtgtatgcatgtacacagggccgattctagcttttttgccgcctgaggcgaaaactgacaaagcgccccccccccccccccccccccctcagagcaatagtcagggagagaagatccaggacaggcacagtgcagcatcgcagtgtgtatgggacagcactatagataacagtgtgcgccctgcggtgaccagattttttaactgttttagccactatgggccccctgggagcttcaaaacaaactacaatctacaactgctgacctctgacctcaggagccagagaagagccataaaacgggctgctctgttaactctttcagtactgcagaatgtagagtattactgtgcatcacttacattctgctatacagaaagagttaacagcagagcagaacattacttttatgcctcttctgctcttgcactatggtgaggtcagctcggaggtcggcagtgcagagaagacataatatagcgtccccgctgctgttaactttttcttttctacagtgtgtaagtgatgcagagtataataactgcattattgaaagggttaacaggaggcactatatctatgtctaatgtgatgtgaatacctgtgaatacgaggcttccagtgcctcctcagcgcttctcatgaggcaactgacaggaaacatggctgggcactgagccgtaactagttgtaataataatgacacaggaggctgatgccgcccccctcaagggctgtgttatctgccgcctgaggcaaacacttcacctcgcctcatggcagatacgggcctgcatgtacagtatatgatatatgagcagtaagtgtatgcatgtacagtgtgtgcatatggtgtatgcatatgtgtacagtatgtgtatgtgatatatgtgcagtatgtgtatatgatgtatgtatatggtgtatgtgtgtatatgatgtatagagtgtatgcatgtacagtgttggtgtatatgatatatgtatatggtgtatgcatgtatagtatgtgtgtaagtatgtgatgtatgtgcagtgtgtttagggtgtgtgtgtgtgtatgcatatggggtgtatatgatgtatacacagggggactacCAGCAGGGGATATTAAACCACCTTTGATGGCGGCCGGATGGGGGTGGCCGGCCGCTAGGtgaggtaatgtgtatgtgtggaggatgGCCGCCAAATgaggtagtgtatgtgtgtgtgtgggggggggggggggtgttagccaggtggggtagtgtgtgtgtgggtcaggtggggtagtgtgtgtgtgtatgggtcaggtggggtagtgtgtgtgtatgagtcaggtggggtagtgtgtgtgtgtgtttgtatgggtcaggtggggtagtgtgtgtatgggtcaggtggggtagtgtgtgtatgggtcaggtggggtagtgtgtgtgtatgagtcaggtggggtagtgtgagtgtgtgtttgtatgggtcaggtggggtagtgtgtgtatgggtcaggtggggtagtgtgtgtgtatgggtcaggtggggtagtgtgtgtgtgtatgggtcaggtggggtagtgtgtgtgtatgagtcaggtggggtagtgtgtgtgtgtgtgtgtgtgtgtgtttgtatgggtcaggtggggtagtgtgtgtatgggtcaggtggggtagtgtgtgtatgggtcaggtggggtagtgtgtgtatgggtcaggtggggtagtgtgtgtatgggtcaggtggggtagtgtgtgtgtatgggtcaggtggggtagtgtgtgtgtatgagtcaggtggggtagtgtgtgtgtgtgtgtgtgtgtgtgtatgagtcaggtggggtagtgtgtgtgtgtgtgtgtgtgtatgagtcaggtggggtagtgtgtgtttgtatgggtcaggtggggtagtgtgtgggtcaggtggggtagtgtgtgtatgggtcaggtggggtagtgtgtgtgtatgggtcaggtggggtagtgtgtgtgtgtatgagtcaggtggggtagtgtgtgtgtgtgtgtgtgtgtgtgtatgagtcaggtggggtagtgtgtgtgtgtgtgtgtatgagtcaggtggggtagtgtgtgtgtgtttgtatgggtcaggtggggtagtgtgtgtgtgggtcaggtggggtagtgtgtgggtcaggtggggtagtgtgtgtgtatgggtcaggtggggtagtgtgtgtgtatgggtcaggtggggtagtgtgtgtatgggtcaggtggggtagtgtgtgtgtatgggttaggtgggggtagtgtgtgtgtgtggggggggggggtttactgcaggcagagagggggaaatatattactatagtggatacagcagatgcattattactatatagggaaaaaagcaggggacattattactatggagggacacagcaagaaaatcttcttagaaatgcttttacttggcaatttttcaccactggggtgtactgcgactggtgacagtgaccctgacaggagctcAGTCCAGGTGGCTGCCTCTTTCTGTTTAGCCACAGTTGTTATGAGTGGcagcaatagagctgggctaatagagcggtcattgaggttactaacttctgcactgggctccttcgctaaccatttatgacgacactcagagggcccgggccccggatgttttaggaccctagcaacgcccctggacACCAGTATTACAGATTACAGGCTAGATAATATACAGAGATATTTAGATACTCACTCTGACGACGTAATTGAACCTCCGAGAATCCAAGATGGCGGTGGAGAAATCCAAACGGTTAAAAGCTTCACCGAGAGTGCAATAGCCATGACGCTGTAGAAATAAAGATTTATAGAGTTATATAGGAGTGCTAGCTCTTCCTATCCATTGTTATTGGCCTGTCGTCATGTATACAAAGTGCTGTAACCTCCATCAACTCAGTGACATTGTCCTTGTCATATGCAGCCTTGTCCTTAGTCATATCATTAGAAAGGTCACTGCCTTCCACAAAGtcaacacactcctctcctgttAGTGTCATCGCTTCCAAGTGTTTATCCTTCGCTGCTTATGATACTGGATCTATTACCCCGCAGTCCTGTCCTCCCGAATAAAATCACTACTGGAAGGGTCACTTCTTCCCACAAAGTCAGCACACTTCTCTCCTGCTGCTTTATTACTTTCATGATAGATATATGTTGTATCCTGCCCTATTCCTATGGTCATACCAGCTATAAAGAGTTCATGGTACAGAGGATATTATTTGCAGCCCCTTCCTTCCTAGAATATCCACATACAAGTCACTGCCTTCaacaagatcagcacactcctcccctgctgctttttctttccCATAATCTACTTGGCCACATATTGTTTTCCAGCCCATATAATGATGCTACTTCTTTCACAATGTATtattgttgggttttttttatttctaaataATCACATAAAGGTCACTGCCTTCTACAAGATCATCACACTCATCCTCTTCTGCTTTCATCCATCTATTTATTTGCTTGGCTACATGGTACATTCCACCCCATACTATGTTATTACCCCTCACTATAATAATCACAATGTCAGGTCACTGCCTCCCACAAAGTCAGCACACTCATCTCCTGCTGCCTAATTCCTTCCATGATGTTTGTGTATCCTGTCTTATTCCTATGGTCATACTGGCTATAAAGGGTTCTATTCTCACCTACTTCATGGCACTGAGGatagcacactcctctcctgctgcTATCATGCTTCTCATGACCTGCTTACTGTATCTAGCCCATATAATGACACTCTTTCTCCAAACAATCTCATAGAGGTCACTGCCTTCTACAAGATCAGCACACTCATCCTCTGCTGCCTTCATCCTCATGATCATGTCGTATCCCATATCACCACCCTGTCCATTTCACTTGCTGCACTGCTGTCACTAAAACAACCCAGGGTGGTCAGGTCACTGCCCCCTCCCCTAAGATCAGCACATTACgctcctgctgccccccccccttataaatctGATACAGTGATACTCAGGGCCCAGGTGAGCCCTGTTCTTACCTCTTTGGTGCTCCCTTTGTGCACATAGATCCACTTTTCCTGGTAGAGAActggggaggaagaagaagaataaggatcatatatacatataggtgATGTCATCTCTCCCCATAGACATTCTAGAACAATGCAGCatcctatatacagctatatacagccgTCTATGTGATCGGGCTATGGGGACAGGCACTTACATTGGGTCTTTGTATTGTTGTTGAGAAGGTCCTTCTTTCTCTTCTTGGCAGCTGTATCGTAGTTCAGGTTAGTGATGAGGTTCTCCTTGTTGTTCTCCACGTTGTTCTCTACATGGCAATAACTGTGAATATAGAGAATTCCCATATATCAGGCCAGACTGTATACATTATAAGGGGTTCACTCTATATAAAACTAAAGCTTAAAGGGGGAACATAtttttttcagaaagttaaaaatcttaagtcttccagtacttatcagctgctgtatgtcctgcaggaagtggtgtattctttccagtctgatacagtgctctctgctgccacctcatgtccatgtcaggaactgtcaagagcagtagagatttctatggggatttgctactgctctggacagttcctgacatggacagaggtggcagcagagagcaccagaatacaccacttcctgcaggacatacagcagctgataagtactgaaagactggagatttttaaatagaagtatataatttttttgacaCTGGTGGAAAAAAGATTCtcaccggagttctcctttaatcattCTATAATAAAAAATGACCCAAGCCTCTAATATATGTTACATCTCTATATCTCACAGttgtcaagatctctgcttgctgtcactgaatgtatACATCCAATTATTTGAATttcaatacattatatagagttGTGGAGAGGATTAGAGGTGATCACAGTATTAGAAGATGCTTCTTATAGGACTGTagatgcactgtccctttaagtgcccTGGTATGATATGGATATTGGAGCGCTGGCATGGTGCCAGGGGATCTTTCATTTGAGCAGTTCACAATGAGTCACAGGGCAGTAAGAATGTATAGCCACACACAGACAAGCCTCAAcatgccgatgtagcagagctgagctggtcaCATACGAATGCGGCTTATTTCCCAGAATGATATCAGGGATGctaacttaaagggacagtgtcacaaaTGTACAAGCAACAGTAAAAATAGGCAGCCATACAGGGTGGTCCCAAAGCcatgacttaaagtgacactgtcgtttaaatttttttttttagcagaaatcaatagtacaggcaattttaagaaactttgttattgggtttattagctgaaaaatgcatttttatcatgaaaaagcagtttgaagctctcccccctgtcttcatggttctcttatggagaggggaggggtggagggagatgagg contains these protein-coding regions:
- the FBXO32 gene encoding F-box only protein 32 — translated: MPFLGQDWRSPGQNWVKTDDGWKRFLEENSNYVSDINSYCHVENNVENNKENLITNLNYDTAAKKRKKDLLNNNTKTQFLYQEKWIYVHKGSTKERHGYCTLGEAFNRLDFSTAILDSRRFNYVVRLLELIAKSQLTSLSGIAQKNYMNILEKVVQKVLEDQQNIRLIKELLQTLYASLCNLVQGVGKSVLVGNINFWVHRMETILDWQQQLNNIQITRPTGKGMTLTDLPLCLQLNIMQRLTDGRDIVCLGQVSSDLQVLSEDRLLWKKLCQYHFTERQIRKRLIMSDKGHLDWKKMYFKLVRCYPRREQYGDTLQFCRHCHILSWKGTEHPCTANNPESCLVCLSPQDFINMFRY